The Porphyrobacter sp. LM 6 sequence CATAGTCGCGCAAGGAGGATTGCGCCCCCACCTGCGGCCCATAAGACGTCGGCTCGTAGAGCGTCAGCGCGCCCTGCGGCAAGGCGATGCCGAGGCCCTTTGCCTCCTCGTTCTTCGTCACCAGCAGCACATGGGCGGGGACGGGTTCGCGCGCGTCTCCGATCCATTGATAGGGATAGCAGTCCGCTTCGTAGAGATACCGCGCCTTGACCGTGTCCTTGTTGAGGAAGGCGACCTGCTTCATCCCCTTGGCCGAAACATTGACGCGTCCCGGCACGCGGAACAGCTTCAGGTCGCCGAGGTTCTCCTCCTCGGCGGTAACGACCGATACTGGTGCGACCGAATCGTAAGAACGGGCCTCAAGCCGCGAGGCGGTGACAGTGATCACCTCCGATGCCGGGGCATACATCGGCGGCGGCGGTGGCATAACCGGCACGGGCGGCGGGACCATCGACCCCGCCGACGTGCTGCCGAAGGGATAGCAGGTCAGATAGAGTCCCTCGGCCACCGGCGGATCGGCGAGACTTTCGTAATCGCTGTCGACATTGAGCCTGCCCGCAATGATCTGGAGCTTGGCATTGTCAAAGCTCTGGCCGTTGTCATTCACTAGCGTCAGCCAGCTCAGCAGGCCCATGTCGAAGGCATCGCCCGAACCCTTTTCGCGAAGGGTGCCGACGTAATCGGCCTTCCAGTCGAAGCCCCAGGAAAGATAGGTCAGCGTCACCTCATAGGTGCCGCCGGCCTCCGAGCGGGCATCGACCGAGAACACCGGCTGGGCGGAAAGCCCGGAGGGCACGCGGTTGAAGGTGAGCGTTTCGGGCAGGCCCGAACATTGCACCGCTTCGAACCCCTGCGAGGTTTGCAGCACGAGGCCCCCGTCGGCGCGGGTGCGGACGACCGCCTGCTCGCTCACCGCCTTGCCGGTGGCGGGATTGGTGCGGGTGATGGTCACGCGGTTGCCGAGCGTCCCGTCGACCAGCGCGGCGGGAGAGAGGAGCTGGGCGTTGCGGTTCTTCTCGATCGTGCCACCGGGAAGTCCGGTGACGATCGCGGACACGCCGACCATGCCTTCAGCCACACCTTCGAAGCGGATGGTCGATTCGCCTTTGGGCAGCGTCACCCGGCGGGTCTCGCTGATCATCGCGAAGCCTTGCGGATTGTCCCGTTCCAGCGCCTCGTCCGCCCCCCGATCGGGATCGCGGTAGATCGTCACCGAAAGATCGGTCGGGGGCGAGGCATCGACCACCTCGCGCGCCAGAAGGGGCGCGGCGATCACGCTCGCCAGCGAGGCCAGGAGGGTTGCGGCGCGCCGCATCACCACCGCCTCAGTAGCGGGTTTCGTAGGTCACGCGGATCACCCGCTCGCCCTCGGCAGGGACAGAGACGCTGTAGCGCCGCTGATCGATGTTGCGCTGTTCGCCCTTCACATCCTCGCTGGTGATGCGGAAGTCATTGGCCCACCAGCCGCGATCAAGCCCGACCTGAGTGATATCGACGGTCACGGGTTCGGCCTTGGCGTTGGTGAGGGTGTAGCGCATCGTGGTGCGGTAGAAGGTCTTGGGCCGTTCGACCTGCACATCGCTGACGACCTTGCCATCCTGGATCACGCGGTAACGCGCGCTCTTTTCCCATTCGGCGCCGGTGATGGTCTCGCGCTTCTCGATCTCGGACTTGACCGTGATGTCGAAGGCATCGCCGGTGACGAGCGAGAGGTCGCTGCCCATCGGAGTGTGACCGATGCTGTTTTCGCCGATGAACTGCGGGGTGCCCTCGCTGTCGCGCTGGTAGAAGCGCACCGTGCCGGCGGGCAGCGCATCGCCGAGGCCCTGATCGCGCGCGGTCGAAAAAGCGATGCTCGACTGGACGTTGCGCGGCTGATCGTCGTTCTGCTGCCAGCCGACGCTGATCGCATAGACCTTACGCGCGGGCACGGACTGCACGTCGAGGAAGCTCACCTGCTTGGTCTGGGCATTGGCGACGGTGGTGCGGCCGCTGATCGGGTAGAGGTAGAAATCGCCGAGCCGCTCGCGCGCGGCGGCCTGCGTGCCGGCGCGGGTCAGCCCGCGGCTGCCGAACCCTCGTCCGCCGCTGCTGGGATTGCCCGCGACCAGCACGGTATCGGCCTGGTGGAAGGTGGTGCCGGTGTTATTGGTCAGGGTCACCCAGCCCTGCATGTCGATCGTGTCATTCTTCTCGTCATAGAGCGCGACGTAATCGGCGCTCCAACCGAGCCCGCCGGTGAGATAGCGCAAGCTGACTGGGCGGGTGCCCGCACGGGTCGAATCGAGATTGACCGAGAGAGTCGGGCGCGCGCGCAGGTTGACGGGCACGCGGTCGAAGATCACGCGGACGGGCAGGCCGTCGTCGCGCAGCACCTCGATGCGGTCGCCGATCTGGATCACCACCCCGCCCGCGACCGAGAGCACCTTGGCCCGCTCGCGCGTTTCGGCGCCGGTCGCGGGGTTGGTGCGCAGCAGCGTGACAGTCTGGCCGACCGCCTTCTCCATCAGCTTTTCGGGCGTGAGCAGATCGTAATCGAAGTTCTGTTCGATGATCGTGGTGTTCGCGGCGGCAAAGCTCAGCGTCTGGGCCTGGATACTAGCCGAGACATCGGGAAACTCGACCCGGCTCGTGCCTGCCGAAATGTTGAGCTGGCGCACGTCCTGCACCAGCGCCATCCCGCCGTTATAGATGGTGAGCGCGACATCGCCCTGTGCGGTCGCGTCAGGATCGGGGACGGACTGCGCTGCGGCTGCCGCCGCCAGCAAAGCCGCCGCAGAAACGCCGCAGCCTGCGAAAATCGTCCGGTTGATCATGCCAGTCCCCTCCAGTCGTGTCTGACTGAGGATGAACGACTTGTCGGCTTTATCCAAGGTGAACAGCGCTAACCCCGCGATAAATCGCCGGAAGCACGCCTAGGCCCCTGCCCCCTGTTCGGCGCGCGCCTGAAGCAGCACCGCGCCGACCTTGTCGCCGATTGCCGCAACGCTGAACGGCTTGGCGATGAAGTGCATGTCGGGAATGTCGATATCGCGGCGCAGCTGTTCCTCGGCATAGCCCGACATGAACAGCACAGGCATCTTGGGCAGCTTGGCGCGGATCGCGCGGACCATCGCAGGGCCGTCCATCCCGGGCATCACCACGTCACTGACGACAATGTCGAACGCCGCCCCCGGCTCGGCGATGGCGGCAAGCCCGTCCTCGCCATTGGCGCAGGCGGTGACGGTATAGCCCGCGCGGGCCAGCGCGCGTTCGGCGACGGTGCGGACCATGTCCTCGTCCTCGACCAGCAGCACCTTTCCGCCCGCCGACCAGTCCGACGATGCCAGCGGTGCAGCCTCGCGCTTCTTGGGCATTTCGCCGCGATGGACGGGGAGATAGACGGTGAAGCGCGCGCCGGTCGGGCGGCCTTCCTTGTCGGTGATGTTGTCCGCGAAGATGAACCCGCCCGATTGCTTGACGATCCCGTAGGCGGTCGAAAGGCCAAGGCCGGTGCCCTTGCCCTGTTCCTTGGTGGTGAAGAACGGCTCGAATAGCTTGGGCAGCACGTGGGGCGGAATGCCCCCGCCGGTGTCCTGCACGATCAGCACGGTGTAATCGGCAGGCGGCAGCACTTCAGACCCCAGCTGCACCACCTGTCGCGCCTGCAAAGCGCGGGTGAACAGCGAAATCCGTCCCTTGCCATCCCCGCGCGACTGGATCGCGTCGCGGGCGTTGACGGCGAGGTTCATGATCACCTGTTCGAGCTGCTGCGGATCGGCGCGCACCGGGCCGAGGTTGCGATCGTGCTGGACGTAATAGGCAATCTTCTCACCCAGCAGCCGCTTGATCAGCGGGCTGACCTCGCTGACCACATCGGGCAACTGGATGATTTCCGGTCGCAGCGTCTGCTGGCGCGAGAAGGCCAGCAGCTGGCGGGTGAGCGCGGCGGCGCGGTTCGAATTGGCGCGAATCTGCTGGATGTCGTCATAGTCGCTGTCGCCCGGGATATGGCGCAGCAGCATCAGATCGCAGGTGCCGATGATCGCGGTCAGCACGTTGTTGAAATCATGCGCGACCCCGCCGGCGAGCTGGCCCACGGCCTGCATCTTGGTGGCCTGCGCGACTTGGCGGCGCAGCTGCGTTTCCTGACTCGTATCGGCCAAGCTGAGGAGCACCGCCGCCTCGCCCAGCCCGCGCACGCCGGCCAGCCCGAGTGACACCGGTTCTTCCGGGCTCGAGAGCAGCCGCACGGCCACATCGCCGCTGGTCGATGGCCCGCGCCCGTGGCGGCGCACCGCATCGGAGAGTGCAGCCTTGTCCTCGCGCACCACCAGATCGGTGGGGAACGCGGGCAAGCCCTGTGTCTCGCGCCCGACCGAGCGCAGGAAGGCTTCGTTGGCGAACAGGAAGCGCCCGTCGCGGTCGGTCATCGCAAGGCCGAGCGGCAATTGCGCCAGCAACGCATCGAGCTGCGCCACCCCGGCCTGCGAGGCCCCTTCCCAGCCCGAACCGATGCCCACGCCCGAATCGATCAGCAGCATCAGCGATGTCGCCTCGTCCGGCCCGGCGGGCGTCACGCGGTGCGCAGGATCGACCAGCGGCACATCGACCAGCGTCTGCGGCGTGCCGCCCCGCCCTTCGCGGGCGAAATAGATCCGGTCACGCTCGTCCGAACGCAGGAAGCTGACAAAATCCTGCCCAACCAGTGTCCCACGTTCATCGCCTGCCGCGCGTTCGGCGAAGCCGGAGCTGACAGCGCGGATTACGCCGTCGGCGGTGGTGATCGCTGTCTCGATCCCCGCGCGGCTCAGCATCTTGCCGAAGGGCCCGGAGAGATCGAGCGCGCCGAGATCGGCCCCGCGCGCCTGCGGGATCGCGCGCAGCCGCCAGATCAGGTGATCATCGCCGCGGCCCGAACGCTCGGCGGAAATCTGCCATTCCGTCTCGTCGGGCGCGATAACCTTGTCGAGCGCCGCCGAACCATCGCGCCAGGCGTTGCGCGCGAGCAGCGTCACCGCTTCCAGCGCCTCGCGCTCGAACGGCAAAGCGGGCGGCGCGGCGCTGATACCGAAGTTGTCGAGAAACTGGCTGTTGGCGCAAACCATGCGGTTGGCGCGATCGGTAATCGCGATTGCCTCGCCGCTGCGCTCGATCGCGGCGACGGTGACCGACCAGTCGGGCGCGGCCAGTCCATCGGCCTGCGGCTCTGCGCGCATCCGGTCAAGCAGCACCACCCCGCCCAGCAGCACGCCCGCCCCGAGCACGAAGGCCAGCGCCACCAGCCAGCTATCGGTGGCAAGGAACAGGATCAGCGCGCTCGCCACCAATCCGCCCAGCACAGCGAGCACCAGCGACGACAGCTGCGGCAACGCGATTGCCGCCCCGCCCTTTTCAGACGCGGCAGGCGTAGCCTTGGCGGGTTTTCCGGGAATGCCGGGAAGGCGAGACAAGCGGGACGGCTCCTGTGACAATCTTGACCAACCGGCACGAAGTGATGCCGGTTCGTGTGCGGCTGTCCTACTCGGCGCCGAGCCGCTGGTCGAGCCGTGCTTCCATCACCTTCAACCGTCTGGCGCGTTTGCGCGACACCACGGCGCGCCAGACCCAGACAGACAGCACATAACCGATCACCGGAGTTATCACAGACAAGATCAGATAGCCGATCAGCGTGGCGCCTGCGACTTCATAGGCTCCTGACAGATAGGCCCATGCCCCACCGCCCGCTGACTTGGCGCTGGCGACAACCTGTGCGCCCGCCCCGAAGTGCAGCACGAAATCGCCCAGCTTGTAGGCGATCGCAGCCCAGAAGGGCAGCGTGAAGGGGTTGGTGACAAAGGTAATCAGCGCCGCAAGCGGCACATTCGCGCGCGTTGGCAGCGCGAGGAAGGTCGAGATCAGGATCTGCCCGAGCGGGAAGATGAACGCCGCAAACAGCCCCAACGCCACCCCGCGCGGAACCGAACGGCGAGTGAAGCGCCACAGTTCCGGCGAAAGCACGCGATGCGCGAAGGGGGCAAGAAAGCGGTTCTTCGCCATTTCCTCGCGGGTCGGGGTGTTCTTGCGGATCACACTCGCCGTCCACGCCCTCGAACGCGCGGCGATGCTCTGGCGACTGCCCTGTTGCTGCGTCATGCCAACACGCTTTCCGCGCGCAGGATCGCGCGGCAGGCAAAGGCACAAGGGCAGGATCGGGTCAGGGCCGGCATGATATCGCCCATATGGGTAGCATGGTGTTTCTGACCAGACGGTGAATCCGGCGTTAGGCGAAAAAATTTCACCCTTTCTCGCGCATCAAACGGGCCTTGTCGCGCTTCCAGTCGCGTTCCTTGATGCTGGCGCGCTTGTCATGGGTCTGCTTGCCCTTGGCCAGCGCCAGTTCGACCTTTGCCCGGCCCGTGCGGTTGAAGTAGACCGACAGCGGCACCAGCGTCATGCCCTTGCGCTCGACCGCGCCGAACAGCTTTTCGATCTCGCGTTCATGCAGCAGCAGCTTGCGCGGACGGCGCGGTTCGTGATTGAGGCGGTTGCCGTGCGAATATTCGGGGATGTTGGCGTTGATCAGCCACACCTGCCCATCCTTCACCTCGGCATAGGATTCCGCGATGCTCGCCTCTCCCGCACGCAGGGCCTTCACTTCGGTGCCCTGCAGCGCGAGCCCCGCCTCGAACGTGTCCTCGATCGAGTAATCGAAGCGCGCACGGCGGTTCTCGGCGACAATCTTGAGCTTGTCGAAGGTGACGGGTTTGGGGCGTGCCATAAGGGGGCGCGATGTAGGCGCGCTCGCGGCAAAAAGCGAGGGGCTTTGCCGCGCCTTTGTTCGTGAGTGGTCTGCAATTGGTCTTGCTGCGCCCCTCGGAACGCGCCAACATCGCCGCCGGAGAGGGGAAGAGAACCAATGCAGATCGACCGCCGGGCCGTGCTGGCCGGGCTTGCCGCCACGCCTTTGCTGGGAGCGACCGGCGTGCAGGAGCCCGTGACCATTTTCGCGGCGCGCCGCATCGTCACCATGGAGCCTGCCGGCCCCGAAGCGCGCTTCATGGCGGTTGCAGGTGGCAGGGTGCTTGGGCTTGCCGACAGCCTTGAAGCCCTTGCGCCCTGGACCAGAGGCCGCGCGCACACGATCGACCGGCGGTTTGCCGATCAGGTGCTGTTTCCCGGTCTGGTCGATCCGCATATCCACCCGATGCAATCGGCCGTGATGCTGGCTCTGCCCTTCCTCGCCCCTGACGAATGGCACCTTCCGTCGGGCCACTGGCAGGCGATTGCGGGGCAGGATGCCTATCGGGCGAGGCTCAAAAAGCTGCTGCGGGACGATTCAACCGATCCGCTCGTCACCTGGGGCCATCACGAGCTGTTTCACGGCCCGATCAACAGAGCCGTGCTCGACGGGATCGCCCCCGACCGCGCACTGTTCGTATGGCAGCGCAGCTTCCATGAAATCATCGCCAACTCCGCCGCGCTCGCACGTATCGGACTGGGCGAGCGGGCAGCCTTCGATGCCGCGATGGCGGCGGGCAAGGTCGAGCACGGCCATGCCGATTTCGACAAGGGCATCTTTGCCGAAACGGCGCTGCTGGTGGCCCTCGCCAAGCTGCGCCCGGTGCTGCTGTCTCCCGAACGCTTGGCGAGCGGGTTTGCCGGTCTCCACCAGCTCATGGCGACACGCGGCGTGACCACCACCTCGGACATGGCGACCGGCATTTTCGCCCAGTTCGACATCGAGGCAGGCCTGATCGCCCGCAGCTTCGGCCGCGCCGATACGCGGGCGCGGGTGATGCTGATGCCGATCGCGGCAGAGCTCGATCCGGTCGATGATCTGGATGCCTGGATGGCGAACGCAAAGCGCTACGCCAGCGATACGGTGCTGCTCGATCGCCGGGTCAAGCTGCTCGCCGATGGGGCCTTCTTTGCCCAGAACATGCGTATGGGGCCGCCGGGCTACACCGATGGCCATATCGGCAAGTGGATCACGCCGCCCGCCGATCTGCGCCGTCAGGTGGAACGCTATTGGCGGGCAGGCTTCTCGCTGCATATCCACGTCAACGGCGATGAGGGCACTGACGCGGTCCTTGCGGCGCTGTCCGTGCTCGACCCCCGCCCCGCCCAGACGATCACGCTCGAACACCTTGGCTATTGCACCGAGGCGCAGGCGCGGCGGATCGCGCGGATGGGGCTGATGGTTTCTGCCCAGCCGAACTACATCCGCGTGCTGGGCGAAGCCTATGGACGCGAAGGCCTCGGGCCTGACCGCGCGGCGCAAATCAATCGCCTCGGCTCGCTCGAACGCAAGGGCGTGGCGCTGGGCCTGCACAGCGATTTCAACATGGCCCCGATCGATCCCTTCTACCTCGCCTGGATCGCCCAAACGCGCGAGGGGCTCGATGGCACGGTGCGCGCGCCCGAAGAGCGGCTGAGCCGCGACAAGGCGCTGCGGGCGATCACCATCGAGGCCGCACAGGTTATCGGGATGGACGGGATGATCGGCTCGCTCGCGGCCGGCAAGAAAGCCGATTTTCTGGCGCTCGATGCCGACCCGCGCGAAGTGGAAACGGCGGCCCTCAAAGACCTGCCGATTGCCGCAACGGTGTTCGAAGGGCGGGTCTGAACCCCGCCCCCTTGCCTCAGAGCACGCCTGCCGAGACCAGCGCCTCGTCAACCGCCTTCTTGGCTTCGGGCGAACATTCGACCAGCGGCAGGCGCACTTCAGGCTCGATCCAGTCGTGCACGCGGCTGAGCGCGTATTTCACCGGCGCGGGGCTGGCGTCGGAGAACATGGCATAGTGCAGCGGGAACAGGCGGTCGTTCAACTGGCGCGCCTTCTTCAGCTCGTTCGCGGCAATCGCCTGATGGAACTCCGCACACAGCGCCGGGGCGACGTTGGCCGTCACCGAGATGCACCCGCGCCCGCCCGCCGCCGCATGGGGCAACCACAGCTCGTCATTGCCCGAAAGCTGGCAGAACTCGCGTCCGATCCCCATGCGGTGATCGGCGACGCGCGACAGGTCGCCGCTCGCATCCTTGATCGCGATGATCCGGTCGGGATACTTGCGAACCAGCTCGACCACTGTCTCATCGAGCAGATCGGTCACCGTGCGCGCAGGCACGTTGTAGAGCACGATCGGCAGCTCGGTGTTTTCCGCAAGGTAGCTGAAATGTGCGATCAGCCCGCGCTGGCTCGGGCGGTTGTAGTAAGGCGCCACGCACAGGCCTGCCGCCGCGCCCGATTTCTTGGCGAAGTTCATGTGCAGTTCGGCATTGCGGGTGTCATTCGATCCGCAGCCCGCAATCACCGGCACGCGGCCCGCCGCCTGCTCGATGCAAACCTCGATGACGCGGTGATGCTCGGCATTGGAGAGGGTCGAAGCCTCGCCAGTCGTGCCGCAGGCCACCAGAGCGGCGCTGCCGTTTTCGATCTGCCAGTCGACCAGCCGCCGATAAGCGGCCTCGTCAAACGACCCGCCGCGAAAAGGAGTCACCAGAGCGGGTATCGATCCGCTGAACATTGCCTTTGTCCTGCCTTCCTCGCTAGGGTGGGTTAATGACGGGGCCTCTCCCCCGCACTTCCACTGTTCAGCGCCTGATAAGGAGCCGATTGGCACTATGTCCAGCATGGTCCGCAAGTTTTGGATTTCGACTCGGATTTATGCTGCGCTGGTCGGGTTTGGCGCAGGGCTTTCGGTGAGCGCGCCTGCGGTGGCGCAGGACTGGGGATCGGGCAGCGATCTCGTCGCCCGCCAGCCGAGCATCATCGATTCCGCGATTTCGCGCTGGGAAGCCTTGCAGGCCAGCCGCACCAGCAGCTTTGCCGATTACGCGGGCTTCGCGCTCGCCTATCCCGATTTTCCGCGCGCCGATATTCTGCGGCTGCGCGCCGAGGGAGCGCTCGAGAACGAGGCACCGCCGCAGGCCGAAGTTCTGCGCTTCTTCGATGTGCTACCGCCGCTGACCAATCCCGGCCGCGCACGCTATGCGCTGGCGCTTGCCGGAGCGCAGCGGCCCGAGGCGCTGGCTGAGGCGCGCAAGGCATGGCGCGGCGGCAGCATGAGCGATCCGGTCGAGCTCTATATTTTCGGACTTTATGGCGCGCAGTTCACACCCGATGATCACGCCGCACGGATGGATGCGCTGCTGTGGCAGGGCAAGGCCGATGCGGCGGCGCGGCAGGTGATCAACCTTGCCGAAAGCCAGCGCCCGCTCGCGCTCGCCCGCCTCGCGCTGCTGCGCGGCGCGCCGGCGGAGATGTCGGGGCTGACCGTGCCCGCAGGCGCCAACGCCGATCCCGGCTATGTCTTCAACCGCATCAAGCAGTTGCGCGGCAACGGCCAGGGCTGGGAAGCCGCACAGGCCTTTATCAGCCGCCCTGCCTTCAACGCCCCTGCGCGCGATGCCGAAGCCTTCGTGACCGAGCTGCTCGCGCTCGCCAGGAACGTCGGCGCGCGCGATGCGGTGCAGGTCGCCAGCCGCACCGATGATCTGTTTGCGCCGGGCACCGACCTCTCGTCGCTCAGCTTCACTCTGCGCGATCGTTACACCGATCTAATGTGGCTCGGCGGGACCAAAGCGCTTTGGGATCTGGGTGATGGCGCCGCCGCCGCCCCGCTGTTCCAGCGCTATGGCGATGCCGCCAAGACGCCGCTCACCAAGGCCAAGGGCTATTTCTGGGCTGGCCGCGCCGCACGCCGCGCCGGGAACGAAGCCGAGGCGACCCGCTATTTCGAAATGGCAGCACGCTGGCCCGATTACTATTACGGCCAGCTGGCGCTTTCGGCATTGGGCCGCACTATGCCGGCCTTCGCCGCGCTGCCGCAGCCCGCGATCACCCCTGGAGCCCGCGCCGAATTCGACACGCATCCGTTGGTCAGAGCGATCCGCGCGCTCGCCAGCAATCGGCGCGACTGGCGCACCGAACGCCGCTTTTTCGAGGCCCTGGGCGACATCGCGGATACGCCCGAAGAGATGGTAATGGCCAACCAACTCGCCGCCAGTACCGGGCTTGATGAAATGGCCGTGGTGCTGGGAATGAAGGCGGGCGAGAACGGCCTTGCCGGGCTCGAACGGATCGGCTTCCCCGTGATTTCGACCCCCGCCTTCGTCAACGACTGGACGATGGTCCACGCGATCAGCCGTCAGGAAAGCGAGTTTGATCAGACCCGCGAAAGCCATGCCGGAGCGCGCGGGGTCATGCAGCTGATGCCCGGCACCGCGCGCGAGCAGGCAGGCAAGCTGGGCATGAACTACATGGCCGCCGATCTTACCGCCTCGCCGCATTACAACATCCAGCTGGGCGATGCCTATTTCGCCCGGATGATGAGCTATTACGGCGGTTCCTATCCGCTCGCGGTGGGTGCCTATAACGCCGGGCCGGGCCGCGTGAACGAGTGGCTGCGCCTCAACGGCGATCCGCGCACCGGGGCGATCGACTGGGTGACCTGGGTCGAAAAGATCCCCGCCAAGTACGAGACGCGCTATTACATCATGCGCGTGATCGGCAATGCGGTGACCTATTCGCACATGTATCCGGCCGAAGCC is a genomic window containing:
- a CDS encoding lytic transglycosylase domain-containing protein, with the protein product MSSMVRKFWISTRIYAALVGFGAGLSVSAPAVAQDWGSGSDLVARQPSIIDSAISRWEALQASRTSSFADYAGFALAYPDFPRADILRLRAEGALENEAPPQAEVLRFFDVLPPLTNPGRARYALALAGAQRPEALAEARKAWRGGSMSDPVELYIFGLYGAQFTPDDHAARMDALLWQGKADAAARQVINLAESQRPLALARLALLRGAPAEMSGLTVPAGANADPGYVFNRIKQLRGNGQGWEAAQAFISRPAFNAPARDAEAFVTELLALARNVGARDAVQVASRTDDLFAPGTDLSSLSFTLRDRYTDLMWLGGTKALWDLGDGAAAAPLFQRYGDAAKTPLTKAKGYFWAGRAARRAGNEAEATRYFEMAARWPDYYYGQLALSALGRTMPAFAALPQPAITPGARAEFDTHPLVRAIRALASNRRDWRTERRFFEALGDIADTPEEMVMANQLAASTGLDEMAVVLGMKAGENGLAGLERIGFPVISTPAFVNDWTMVHAISRQESEFDQTRESHAGARGVMQLMPGTAREQAGKLGMNYMAADLTASPHYNIQLGDAYFARMMSYYGGSYPLAVGAYNAGPGRVNEWLRLNGDPRTGAIDWVTWVEKIPAKYETRYYIMRVIGNAVTYSHMYPAEAGLPRPVDSFLR
- a CDS encoding DUF2062 domain-containing protein — encoded protein: MTQQQGSRQSIAARSRAWTASVIRKNTPTREEMAKNRFLAPFAHRVLSPELWRFTRRSVPRGVALGLFAAFIFPLGQILISTFLALPTRANVPLAALITFVTNPFTLPFWAAIAYKLGDFVLHFGAGAQVVASAKSAGGGAWAYLSGAYEVAGATLIGYLILSVITPVIGYVLSVWVWRAVVSRKRARRLKVMEARLDQRLGAE
- a CDS encoding PAS domain-containing sensor histidine kinase translates to MLGGLVASALILFLATDSWLVALAFVLGAGVLLGGVVLLDRMRAEPQADGLAAPDWSVTVAAIERSGEAIAITDRANRMVCANSQFLDNFGISAAPPALPFEREALEAVTLLARNAWRDGSAALDKVIAPDETEWQISAERSGRGDDHLIWRLRAIPQARGADLGALDLSGPFGKMLSRAGIETAITTADGVIRAVSSGFAERAAGDERGTLVGQDFVSFLRSDERDRIYFAREGRGGTPQTLVDVPLVDPAHRVTPAGPDEATSLMLLIDSGVGIGSGWEGASQAGVAQLDALLAQLPLGLAMTDRDGRFLFANEAFLRSVGRETQGLPAFPTDLVVREDKAALSDAVRRHGRGPSTSGDVAVRLLSSPEEPVSLGLAGVRGLGEAAVLLSLADTSQETQLRRQVAQATKMQAVGQLAGGVAHDFNNVLTAIIGTCDLMLLRHIPGDSDYDDIQQIRANSNRAAALTRQLLAFSRQQTLRPEIIQLPDVVSEVSPLIKRLLGEKIAYYVQHDRNLGPVRADPQQLEQVIMNLAVNARDAIQSRGDGKGRISLFTRALQARQVVQLGSEVLPPADYTVLIVQDTGGGIPPHVLPKLFEPFFTTKEQGKGTGLGLSTAYGIVKQSGGFIFADNITDKEGRPTGARFTVYLPVHRGEMPKKREAAPLASSDWSAGGKVLLVEDEDMVRTVAERALARAGYTVTACANGEDGLAAIAEPGAAFDIVVSDVVMPGMDGPAMVRAIRAKLPKMPVLFMSGYAEEQLRRDIDIPDMHFIAKPFSVAAIGDKVGAVLLQARAEQGAGA
- a CDS encoding DUF4139 domain-containing protein, which translates into the protein MINRTIFAGCGVSAAALLAAAAAAQSVPDPDATAQGDVALTIYNGGMALVQDVRQLNISAGTSRVEFPDVSASIQAQTLSFAAANTTIIEQNFDYDLLTPEKLMEKAVGQTVTLLRTNPATGAETRERAKVLSVAGGVVIQIGDRIEVLRDDGLPVRVIFDRVPVNLRARPTLSVNLDSTRAGTRPVSLRYLTGGLGWSADYVALYDEKNDTIDMQGWVTLTNNTGTTFHQADTVLVAGNPSSGGRGFGSRGLTRAGTQAAARERLGDFYLYPISGRTTVANAQTKQVSFLDVQSVPARKVYAISVGWQQNDDQPRNVQSSIAFSTARDQGLGDALPAGTVRFYQRDSEGTPQFIGENSIGHTPMGSDLSLVTGDAFDITVKSEIEKRETITGAEWEKSARYRVIQDGKVVSDVQVERPKTFYRTTMRYTLTNAKAEPVTVDITQVGLDRGWWANDFRITSEDVKGEQRNIDQRRYSVSVPAEGERVIRVTYETRY
- a CDS encoding DUF4139 domain-containing protein, which encodes MRRAATLLASLASVIAAPLLAREVVDASPPTDLSVTIYRDPDRGADEALERDNPQGFAMISETRRVTLPKGESTIRFEGVAEGMVGVSAIVTGLPGGTIEKNRNAQLLSPAALVDGTLGNRVTITRTNPATGKAVSEQAVVRTRADGGLVLQTSQGFEAVQCSGLPETLTFNRVPSGLSAQPVFSVDARSEAGGTYEVTLTYLSWGFDWKADYVGTLREKGSGDAFDMGLLSWLTLVNDNGQSFDNAKLQIIAGRLNVDSDYESLADPPVAEGLYLTCYPFGSTSAGSMVPPPVPVMPPPPPMYAPASEVITVTASRLEARSYDSVAPVSVVTAEEENLGDLKLFRVPGRVNVSAKGMKQVAFLNKDTVKARYLYEADCYPYQWIGDAREPVPAHVLLVTKNEEAKGLGIALPQGALTLYEPTSYGPQVGAQSSLRDYARGQEVELELAPSAQVFARCERVAEKGDPRANGRKWTAMRAELTNANPHPITLRLNLGWGGRYDLRMPGHKVIVKNGSQVVEVTVPANGSRNFDWKLRDATRD
- the smpB gene encoding SsrA-binding protein SmpB, with protein sequence MARPKPVTFDKLKIVAENRRARFDYSIEDTFEAGLALQGTEVKALRAGEASIAESYAEVKDGQVWLINANIPEYSHGNRLNHEPRRPRKLLLHEREIEKLFGAVERKGMTLVPLSVYFNRTGRAKVELALAKGKQTHDKRASIKERDWKRDKARLMREKG
- the dapA gene encoding 4-hydroxy-tetrahydrodipicolinate synthase, producing the protein MFSGSIPALVTPFRGGSFDEAAYRRLVDWQIENGSAALVACGTTGEASTLSNAEHHRVIEVCIEQAAGRVPVIAGCGSNDTRNAELHMNFAKKSGAAAGLCVAPYYNRPSQRGLIAHFSYLAENTELPIVLYNVPARTVTDLLDETVVELVRKYPDRIIAIKDASGDLSRVADHRMGIGREFCQLSGNDELWLPHAAAGGRGCISVTANVAPALCAEFHQAIAANELKKARQLNDRLFPLHYAMFSDASPAPVKYALSRVHDWIEPEVRLPLVECSPEAKKAVDEALVSAGVL
- a CDS encoding amidohydrolase, translating into MQIDRRAVLAGLAATPLLGATGVQEPVTIFAARRIVTMEPAGPEARFMAVAGGRVLGLADSLEALAPWTRGRAHTIDRRFADQVLFPGLVDPHIHPMQSAVMLALPFLAPDEWHLPSGHWQAIAGQDAYRARLKKLLRDDSTDPLVTWGHHELFHGPINRAVLDGIAPDRALFVWQRSFHEIIANSAALARIGLGERAAFDAAMAAGKVEHGHADFDKGIFAETALLVALAKLRPVLLSPERLASGFAGLHQLMATRGVTTTSDMATGIFAQFDIEAGLIARSFGRADTRARVMLMPIAAELDPVDDLDAWMANAKRYASDTVLLDRRVKLLADGAFFAQNMRMGPPGYTDGHIGKWITPPADLRRQVERYWRAGFSLHIHVNGDEGTDAVLAALSVLDPRPAQTITLEHLGYCTEAQARRIARMGLMVSAQPNYIRVLGEAYGREGLGPDRAAQINRLGSLERKGVALGLHSDFNMAPIDPFYLAWIAQTREGLDGTVRAPEERLSRDKALRAITIEAAQVIGMDGMIGSLAAGKKADFLALDADPREVETAALKDLPIAATVFEGRV